GCTCTCCTCGTTATGCAGGCAAGAAGGATAGATAAGTGGTATTATCTAAGATCATCCCACTAGTAGAAATTAAAATCTAGTTTCCATTCTATCTGgctgaaaaaagaagaaggagaaggaggagaaagggaggaaagaggagaggaagaacgaggagaggaagaaggaggagaagaagaaaagagtctCTTTGATGACAGCATGCTGCTatgatttgttcttttctttacatAAGGTGGTCATCTGGGGCGGGCTAGGTTAAAATCCCTTCATTGTGAAGTCAAATGCCTTAGGTATCCCTTGGCTGTGATATAGAGGCTGTACCCTTTCTGTTAATCAACTGAAATGTAGCCTTAGTGTTAGCTATCCCCACATGCTTTGCAGTGGTCTACCTCCTTGACTTCATGCAGGacatattcttttccatttcctgtaACAAatatgagaaggagaagcaggcacagAGGAATAGCTTCCCTGTAAATAATACTGCCAACTCTTTCTTCCCCAACCATTAATCAAAGCTGACAGATTGTTCAATTTGAACAGAGGTGGGAAGTAAAACACTGAAGAgtcctttaatttaaaatataaaccaaaaccTGTAACTTTTACTTTGTTGTGTAGATTGTCACCATAGTGCTTTTACAACAACTTTTGTGTAGGTTATTCAAAAATTGCTATGAGCCACATGCcttgaaatgagaaaaggaacacTAACCAAAGCTaatgtacaaaatatttatttttggcaaACAGCCATTCCATGGACAAGTTTGAGTAAGCTTTGTAAAGTATTAAATACTCCTGATGAGATTTAATGGATGGTATCTCAGGTAGGCGTTGGTacctaaagaaaggaaaaaatcccaCCACAATAAGCAGATTCAATGCCTCTGTTTTCAACCTAATGGGTCAACTAGTAGTTACCCTTCCAGTTAGGGTCTCTTTGCAAGTTTATGTGAATCATTGCTTTGCAAAAACATACAGGAAAGCGCTCATTTTTCAGCAAATAGAGCAACTTCTAATGTGGCCAGTTTCTAATGTCGATAGTTGCCATTAAATAAGTaacaatttctttgaaaacagaggctttctattttattattgattgGTATTTGCCAGTTCAAAGATATTAGTCataaatatctatataaaatCAAACCTTTATGttagatataaaaacaaattttttgaGGGCCTAGATTAACTTTACTTGACCAAAAACATATCGatctttgtaaatatatatgtatgtatacatatatattcatattgataaatatgtgtatatatccatatatatgtgtgtacatttaattatatatataagtcTCTATATTTTATGCTTTGAAGTGGGAGAAAATAAGACCAAGAGTTCCTActtacaaatataaagaaaactatgaaatgtttttgggtatttttaattctttgaagtACACAACTTTGTCTGCATCTGACTTTCTGGACAAAAGTATATCCAGTGGACTTTCACTCTGGGTATCATTCTCCATACTTCAAGGGAGTAACCAAACTCTAAATTATCAAGGTGTTTGTTATTCATTTCAGATTTCGCACATGCCTTACTTAATTCTCCTCCTTCAAACAACTTCCCAAATGTTGCTCGTTTTATACATATTAGCTATAAGAGGTggacagaaaaataagagaagtcaAAGGTAAAATTAGTGAATTTTCTTATTGATTACCTAAAAACTTCTGTTAATGGGAGAACGAGATTGAAACAGTAgaatatatggggcgcctgggtggctcagtcgttaagtgtctgccttcggttcagggcgtgatcctggtgttctgggatcgagccccgcatcaggctcctccgccNTTATCAAGGTGTTTGTTATTCATTTCAGATTTCGCACATGCCTTACTTAATTCTCCTCCTTCAAACAACTTCCCAAATGTTGCTCGTTTTATACATATTAGCTATAAGAGGTggacagaaaaataagagaagtcaAAGGTAAAATTAGTGAATTTTCTTATTGATTACCTAAAAACTTCTGTTAATGGGAGAACGAGATTGAAACAGTAgaatatatggggcgcctgggtggctcagtcgttaagtgtctgccttcggttcagggcgtgatcctggtgttctgggatcgagccccgcatcaggctcctccgccgggagcctgcttcttcctctcccactccccctgctgtgttccctctctcgctggctgtctctctatcaaataaactGTGGAATATAAAGGAATTTAGAGTTTAATCTGAACATTTTGAAGTACCCaatttttctgcctcttccaaTTGAAGTTATTATAAAGAAGGAATCAGATATGAAATTTTAGGTCACTAACTAAAAATTCAGATTACTTTCCAAATTCATTTCCAAAACTCTCCCACACTGGCAGTTAATTACTAGGTATTGTCCTTTGATTTTGTAGTTTGCCTCGTATCTGGAGTGATTTCTGCTGTTGATTACTACCCGTGTCATTGTGTTTATATTGATTGTATGGCTTAGTCACCTCGTGTTCCTCATGAACTGTATACACATTTTGGTattcatatttattatgttaCTGTCTGATATTTTAATATTGGCAAATGCTTGCTATAACTTTTGACATTACTTTTTATAGCCCTCTTGTTTTTATAGAGCAATGAAAGTTAAGCCTTTAAAAGTAGTTGTCTTTCTCAGATGgtcaaacatattttttctttatgatacTCTGGTGCTTCATCTTTTTCCATAATTCTCTATTATTacctattttaaatgtttttcctaACACTTTGAAAAACTTAAATGTCCgttcttcatttgaaaatgtgCCAAAAGTACTACCCCATGTAAATATGCAGAAACAATTACTATAAAAGTGTCAGCATGGTTTAAATGTATTACCTTGATGgctataaagatatatatattttttcaagttgttGGAGTAAAGGTGTATCTAAAACAAGAGCTCCAttcctataaaaataatacaaatttttcaCGAACATTACATATCCACctgccagaatttttttttttgcaattgtgTACAGAATCATTTTAAGacctttttgaaataaataatgctttttgaatttaaataaggtGTTCTCTTGATTTCTAAAGCAGCATTTCTTAATGGCCTTTAATAGCTGCTGATATGCAAGGATTCTTCCTAAATTttaaagggcagagaaagaaaataaattctagacaCCAAAAACAAGGACACAAACTTTTATTGAGAGCAAGTCAGACACATCAgttctttatttaaattgtagacagatgatagatagattctGACATATTCCATGCCTTCCAATGTAGCATtatatgaaaagtaaattttatattgacAAAGAAATAGAGCTTTTATTAATTCCTGTTCACcccaaaactaagaaaaattaaaaagtcatgtAAGAAATAGCAACATTCTCACAATAAATCAATTTCTCCCTCCTACCAGGTACCAGagtccttcttccctccctgaacATTGAATCACAAAAGCAGTAAATCTGCCAATATAGTTACCAATTTGTGTTCTACCTTGTCCTGTAAGAGCATCTAATATGTTAAATGTCCCTCATGACATCAGAACCATACCTTTGCCTTTCCTAGATTATAAAGAATCAAATAGTCACCTAACCCCATCACATTACTTATGATCTCTTAACTCTGTGGCTTTAGCGTAAGATGGCGCACAGGGCAATGGGCATTAACGTCAAAGAGTAGTTTCAGCGCTCTTTTGTAACTACACTGCCTCATCCATAAGCACTAAGCATTTACTCATTGAGCATACCCTAAAAAAGACTTTGTTGACAAAATTTTTCACCTTTAGTTAATTATATGGTAAGAACACAAAGCTAAAAAGGCCAGTTTTACTATGTGTTGGATCCCCATAAGAGCCAGTCGTTTGGCTATGTCACACCATAGGCCACCCAGCTTACTCAAATTCCACAAGAATTCAACACTTCTGCTGGAACAATTGAAAATACAGACTCTGTTGATGGTAGGTTAACAATATGCTCCTGTTCCATGACGGATAACACAATACTGTGCTTTGAAGTTAAGTAGAAAATTGTAGAGGTCATCAGtaatccagaaaagaaaataggttgTCCAGGTGGAACGATTTAGAGGAtctaaataaataggaaattgtCTGAGGGCACCAATCTTTTACCTAAATTTACCAATAAACATCTGATTTCCCTGGCTTTCTTCTGAAAACTTGcattataaagaaggaaatctatAAGTTCTACAGATGAAGGGAGACAACTTTTATACGATCAGGTTGCAAAATATCTGTTTGAAAGAATAGAAGAAGCGCTTCAATCTTGAATTCAAAATTGAGTCTTGTAAACAGTAAATAATAGTATATGATACCATGGAAATATATTATATGACCAGGAAGAATTAAAGAAACTTCCATTAGAGTGTATGGGATTTGTTACACATAAATAAGCAATAATCTAAGAAGGCCTAACCCGGGttttttcacaaaatgaaaaagaaataaacaaagggTTGAATAGTACAATGAAGACTGTATTACATTCAGACAATAAggaattgtctttttatttgcaAGGCCAAAAATATCTTTATCGGTGGTGACAGAAAGTTCAGGGTGATATATGTGGAagcctgaaatgaaaaattatgaaactatCTAAGAATATAAATATAGACTTTCCCTTTTCATAAATATTCAGTACATTATTTGACACACTGGCTTGAGTGAAATTCCATAGTCACAATTTTAAGCATCTTGATTTGGGCTGAGGTCCAGTAAATTATATATTCCCAGCAACTATCAGAGCTTTCTCACCAAAAATACATGCTCACACTCTACTTCGAAAATATTCTAagataattatttccattttcgtAGTAACTAGTACAGTTATGACTACAGTTGTCTTGGGtttctaaggaaagaaaattattctgaGATATTGTTAATAAGAGAAAGTGTGGTAATAGAGAGgggtattttcttaaaattgtgcTAAAGTtgtcattttcacttttaatgaCTTTAACTCTGCTAGACgagattttattttcagtcaCAGAAATAAACTATCTGACTCTTTAGTCTATTGCCCACCAATCTTCTAGCCCCTCCCTGTATCACCCTCACAATGGATTTTATTCATCCTGAGCGCATAAAGCCAACATTTAGTCAACAGAATTTTCCTGACTGACAATTGCTGAGCCGCTCTAGCGAGAAAATTCAGTGAATGGTGACACCTAGGAAGGAGGCCTATCCAGACTTTCCACTCTGTAGATGCCAAGGAAAACCACTTAAAATCTTTTCTGAAGATACAAGGAAAGGCAAAACTTTTTGGACAGCTTATTGCCAGTGTCTAGAAACACatgtttaaaagaaagagaggttTAATACCAGACTTTCTAGCACCCTCAATGTACAAGAGGAAAGACACCAAAAAAATACAGGTCATTTCTCATAGTCCTCTTTCATTTGATAACTGTATTTCCCAGTGTTGCTACTTTTAAAGCTAAATCATGCCAGATTCTCCCGGGGTGCTTGCTGTTTGCTGTTTAGTGCTCATCACACAAGACTGTattagtgaaattttaaaaagcaaatgccCACGAATGAATCTAAAGCTTTTTGACTTGAGGTTACCAGACTGAATTTTGTCTAGGATTACTTCCATATTATTCTGCAGCGAAACAGAGATTAAGCTTTCACATCTTTAGAGGGGATGACTCAAATAAGACATGCAAAGATGCATCTCAGGAAAACAGAATTAGTTTTTGCTTTAGTGGGCAGGAGAATTTCTCAGTTCCATTTAGTTTATAAGTGCATCATAGACTCAAATTCATCAATTCTCTGCTTGGTGTTCCCCTTCCTGATTTTCCGATAGGATATTGTATTGTATCTTGAATAAGCATTTCTAGAGATATCACTCTTCTTCCCAAAGGTTGGCTGCTCCTCCGGTGTCACAGGTTGGGAACTGgggctgctcagtggggagtcctcATTTGCATCTCCTTCCTCTTTTAGTTGAgaactctcttcattttttttcttaaaatctatcACTCGAACTTCATCTTCGTCATCATTGCAATCATTGTCATCATGAATTTCTTCATCCCAAACCTCTTGCTCCTCCTCATGTTTAGAATGCAACGCATCAACTTGGTTAGGTTTCCGAAATCCCAACCATTCAATTTCAGTTGCCTGATGAGCTTTGTTCTTcccatcctcctcttccttctcttctagaGGTTGTTCAGCAATCCTTTCCTTTTGTCTACTTATTTCTTGGTTACTGCTGCTCAGAGGAATCTTCTCCCATTGGTGTCCTGTAGCAAAATCAATTGGTAATTGAAATACCCAACTCTTACTCTTTAAATTATGTTTCTGGATGATCATTTCCCCACACATGCTTTCTAAGATATTATTCTGTAGGTTAATAATATGTTTTACACAATAAAATGGTTTGTACTATCAAATTAGTTTGGAAAATACTGCATTAAACACAGTAACGTAAGCTTCAGAATTTATCCAAGTCTTTAAAATGCCAACGAATATTGTCAATCTCTAAGAAGTCAACAACTCAACTACATTTGACCgtgaaacttttttttgttgctgtggaCTCTTGTATCTAGTGAGACTGGTGTCCCTGAGACAAACTTATAAAATCCTGTCTAGCCTGTAGTGACTGGAAATGtgaacatggaaaataaaatatttggaccTATCTcttacataaacacacacacacacacacacacacattccccaaggaaaattagaaaaatatctcACAGGAGAAAAAAGGCTTTCTTTCAGTAGTAAAAACAATTACTTCCCACATCTGGGCATGCTCAGAGTAGCACATTCAGTATTTGCCCCACGCTTCTCAGAGCTGTGCTAAAGTCCCAGTTGTGGAAGGAGGAACAGGGGGCCATGGATGGTCAGGAGTCATATGCTGGGCTAACTGGGGCACCAAGCCCACTAAAGCACACACAATGTCATCTAAGGTCTGCCATTGGTTTCTAGGACAGCCaagctttaaaaatcatgttgtgGTCATCTCTATATAGCACTAGACTAGCCTGTTATGTTAGACATACCCCTAAAAACAACTAAGTGACTTAAGGTGTTTGGTACCATGCAGTGACTTTTACAAGGCTTAATTCACGtcaaatttcaattttcaaacaGATCACGTTGGCATATCTTTAACAATATGTATTGAGCATGCTAAAAAGAATTAGAGTGGAGGTTGTTTTCTGAGCTTTCACCTCTAAAGGGACTTCTGTGAGAAACTGCAGTCTATGTGTGACTCCAAAATATTGTCTAGATTGTGTGGCTTGTCAGGCTTCCATTCACTTTTCCCTTTCAACACCATGAGTCTTTAAATAAAGTGAGAGGCAATGTTCCTCTTTGCCTTTCCCCACCACAGCTTTCTACTTTCACTGAAAGATGTTCACAAGTCCCTTTCCAGTCAagatttttcattctcttttcatttttttgttttcccaacgACAGGAATCAGACTGTAAGCTTACAAAAAGAGATGGAAGTGAAAATGAGATAGAAGTGAAGAGGGATTGTCATTCTTAACTGGTTGTACACAGTTCCTATCAGGTTGCTGGTGTTCAGTCGCTGTTctttacattataaataaaacattagcatGTTTGCTATAatcttaagatttcttttattctcttttttccataaGAACCAAAGA
This window of the Ailuropoda melanoleuca isolate Jingjing chromosome 2, ASM200744v2, whole genome shotgun sequence genome carries:
- the ERMN gene encoding ermin produces the protein MTDVPGTLSQAECNGDTPPENGQQPITKTNEEASDVGGTPPYYRVDPRLKDLPIERNQEKSKKLQGNMLVNWSTDEKILKEKPEENLFIVHKAITDLSLQETSVDEMTFREGHQWEKIPLSSSNQEISRQKERIAEQPLEEKEEEDGKNKAHQATEIEWLGFRKPNQVDALHSKHEEEQEVWDEEIHDDNDCNDDEDEVRVIDFKKKNEESSQLKEEGDANEDSPLSSPSSQPVTPEEQPTFGKKSDISRNAYSRYNTISYRKIRKGNTKQRIDEFESMMHL